Proteins encoded within one genomic window of Streptomyces profundus:
- a CDS encoding LysR family transcriptional regulator, translating to MIDLRRVQVLRAVHQHGTVTAAAAALHLTPSAVSHHLRELAKELRVRLVEPQGRRIRLTGAAHLVIEHGDRLLAGWEEAESALESYRAGEAGLLRMCGFPSAVANLITPAVALLARTHPGLRVQVAECETVDGFDMLMSTHADIALLAPSADFPDQGDARFDQLPLVDDPLDLMVGADHPLATRSSVALEELADEDWVLPAPGTCDHHQRVLVFCAVAGFTPRVVHSVKEWYAISSLISHGLGISLFPRLAEFPPSHRVVRVPIAGERGLARRILSCVRSGSRAHPLVRHGLAALEEAVAAHPLLAGTAPDLRPARPAPGHVRIA from the coding sequence ATGATTGATCTGCGGCGAGTTCAGGTGCTCAGGGCCGTCCACCAGCACGGAACGGTGACGGCCGCGGCTGCCGCACTCCATCTCACCCCCTCCGCCGTCTCCCACCATCTGCGGGAACTGGCCAAGGAGTTGCGGGTCCGGCTGGTCGAACCGCAGGGGCGCCGCATCCGGCTCACCGGTGCCGCGCATCTGGTGATCGAACACGGCGACCGGCTGCTCGCCGGCTGGGAGGAGGCCGAGTCGGCCCTGGAGTCCTACCGCGCCGGAGAGGCGGGCCTCCTGCGCATGTGCGGGTTCCCCAGCGCGGTGGCCAACCTGATCACCCCGGCCGTCGCGCTGCTCGCCAGGACCCACCCGGGGCTCCGCGTCCAGGTCGCCGAATGCGAGACGGTCGACGGCTTCGACATGCTGATGTCCACCCACGCCGATATCGCGCTGCTCGCCCCCTCAGCCGACTTCCCCGACCAGGGAGACGCACGGTTCGACCAACTGCCGCTGGTCGACGACCCGTTGGACCTGATGGTCGGCGCCGACCACCCGCTGGCCACCCGTTCCTCCGTCGCCCTGGAGGAACTCGCCGACGAGGACTGGGTGTTGCCCGCGCCCGGCACCTGCGACCACCACCAGCGGGTGCTGGTCTTCTGCGCCGTCGCCGGCTTCACCCCGCGCGTGGTCCACTCCGTCAAGGAGTGGTACGCCATCTCGTCGCTGATCAGCCACGGCCTGGGCATCTCGCTCTTCCCCCGGCTCGCCGAGTTCCCGCCCAGCCACCGCGTGGTCCGCGTCCCCATCGCCGGCGAACGAGGACTGGCCCGCCGCATCCTCAGCTGCGTACGCAGCGGCAGCCGCGCCCACCCCCTCGTCCGCCACGGCCTCGCCGCCCTTGAGGAGGCCGTCGCCGCCCACCCGTTGCTCGCCGGGACCGCCCCCGACCTCCGTCCGGCGCGTCCGGCGCCGGGGCACGTCCGGATCGCGTAG
- a CDS encoding CoA-acylating methylmalonate-semialdehyde dehydrogenase, whose amino-acid sequence MTKLITHWISGATRAGTSGRGAPVHDPTSGERTGETTLASADDVTAAVADSVRAASAWRGSSLSRRAAVLFAFRELLHRHTDELASVIVAEHGKVHADAVGEVRRGLENIEFAAGVPHLLKGDHSARAATGVDVHSVREPLGVVVGVTPFNFPAMVPLWMCGNAIAAGNAFLLKPSEKVPSAALFLARLWQEAGLPDGVFNVLQGDGETVDALLRHPDVAAVSFVGSTPVARHVHRTGTDQGKRVQALGGAKNHAVVLPDADVDVAADALVSAAYGSAGERCMALSVAVAVGGIGDALVRAIGERLPEVRLGVDMGPLITREHRDRVAGYVAAGEAQGATVVADGRTAPAPAPGFFLGTTLLDHVTPEMSVYQDEIFGPVLSVVRVDTFDEAVELVNANPYGNGTAVFTRDGGAARRFTEEAQIGMVGVNVPLPVPIGSYSFGGWKASLFGDVHMYGPEGLSFYTRAKVVTTRWPDPATSSVDLGFPQTR is encoded by the coding sequence ATGACCAAGCTCATCACCCACTGGATCTCGGGCGCGACGCGAGCCGGCACCTCGGGGCGCGGCGCGCCCGTGCACGATCCCACGTCCGGCGAGCGGACCGGCGAGACCACGCTGGCCTCGGCCGACGATGTGACGGCGGCGGTCGCCGACTCCGTGCGCGCCGCGTCGGCCTGGCGCGGCAGTTCGCTCTCGCGCCGCGCCGCCGTCCTCTTCGCGTTCCGGGAGCTGCTGCACCGGCACACCGATGAACTCGCCTCGGTCATCGTGGCCGAGCACGGCAAGGTGCACGCCGACGCGGTGGGCGAGGTGCGCCGGGGGCTTGAGAACATCGAGTTCGCCGCCGGCGTGCCCCACCTGTTGAAGGGCGACCACTCGGCCAGGGCGGCGACCGGCGTCGATGTGCACAGCGTGCGGGAGCCGCTCGGGGTGGTCGTCGGCGTCACCCCGTTCAACTTCCCCGCGATGGTGCCGCTGTGGATGTGCGGCAACGCGATCGCCGCCGGCAACGCGTTCCTGTTGAAGCCGAGCGAGAAGGTGCCGTCGGCCGCGCTGTTCCTGGCGCGGCTCTGGCAGGAGGCCGGGCTGCCCGACGGCGTGTTCAACGTCCTCCAGGGCGACGGGGAGACGGTGGACGCGCTGCTGCGGCACCCGGATGTGGCGGCGGTGAGCTTCGTCGGCTCGACGCCGGTGGCCCGGCACGTCCACCGGACGGGGACGGACCAGGGCAAGCGGGTCCAGGCGTTGGGCGGGGCGAAGAACCACGCGGTGGTGCTGCCGGACGCCGATGTCGACGTGGCGGCCGACGCCCTCGTGTCGGCCGCCTACGGGTCGGCCGGCGAGCGGTGCATGGCGCTCTCGGTCGCGGTGGCGGTCGGCGGGATCGGTGACGCGCTGGTGCGGGCGATCGGCGAGCGGCTGCCCGAGGTGCGCCTCGGTGTGGACATGGGCCCGTTGATCACCAGGGAGCACCGGGACCGGGTCGCCGGCTATGTGGCGGCCGGCGAGGCGCAGGGCGCGACGGTGGTGGCCGACGGGCGGACGGCCCCGGCACCCGCGCCGGGTTTCTTCCTCGGCACGACGCTTCTTGACCATGTGACTCCGGAGATGAGCGTCTACCAGGACGAGATCTTCGGTCCGGTGCTCTCCGTGGTCAGGGTGGACACCTTCGACGAGGCCGTGGAGTTGGTCAACGCGAACCCCTATGGCAACGGCACGGCCGTGTTCACCCGGGACGGCGGCGCGGCGCGGCGCTTCACCGAGGAGGCCCAGATCGGCATGGTGGGCGTCAACGTGCCGCTTCCGGTGCCGATCGGCTCCTACTCGTTCGGTGGCTGGAAGGCGTCGCTCTTCGGCGATGTCCATATGTACGGGCCCGAGGGGCTGTCGTTCTACACCCGCGCCAAGGTCGTGACCACGCGCTGGCCCGACCCGGCCACCTCGTCCGTCGACCTGGGCTTTCCGCAGACCAGGTGA
- a CDS encoding sensor histidine kinase, whose protein sequence is MSDASEPRRAAGPADAAIVPAALVPALIDQATTDTSGAAWLGLGLYCAVAAVALTVRRRWPLTALGCLLTALATAEVVLAASETKLSPLAVLPLAFALYAVGAHTPPRRSVLALAGGAALTLIGVGVNHATAPDGWRGGSDVLALVAPLPAAWALGLATRGRRDLLAAAERRADDAQRDQRLHAERAAAAERGRIARDMHDVAAHSLTLLVVHAETLRARAGELPPWAREDIDAMAAAGRRATAEMRELLGVLRDETGRAAPRGPAPDLGGLPALVREAERAGTPVLLRLALELDRLGKPAQLAAYRLFQECLANARRHAPGAPVTLAGQVADGLARLGVHCGAPPAGHTPTPGAGSGLIGLRERVTALGGALAAAPAEDGGFEVTATLPTPEEPRV, encoded by the coding sequence GTGTCCGACGCGTCCGAGCCCCGCCGCGCGGCGGGCCCCGCCGACGCGGCGATCGTGCCGGCCGCGCTGGTGCCAGCGCTGATCGACCAGGCCACCACCGACACCTCGGGCGCCGCCTGGCTGGGCCTCGGGCTCTACTGCGCGGTGGCCGCCGTCGCGCTCACCGTCCGCCGGCGCTGGCCGCTGACCGCGCTCGGCTGCCTGCTCACCGCGTTGGCGACCGCCGAGGTGGTGCTGGCCGCCTCGGAGACCAAGCTGAGCCCGCTGGCCGTGCTGCCGCTCGCCTTCGCGCTCTACGCCGTCGGTGCCCACACGCCGCCGCGCCGCTCGGTGCTGGCGCTGGCCGGCGGGGCGGCGCTGACCCTGATCGGCGTCGGCGTCAACCACGCGACGGCGCCCGACGGTTGGCGCGGCGGCTCGGACGTGCTGGCGCTGGTCGCGCCGCTGCCGGCGGCCTGGGCACTGGGCCTGGCCACGCGCGGGCGGCGCGATCTGCTCGCCGCCGCCGAGCGCCGCGCGGACGACGCGCAGCGCGACCAGCGGCTCCACGCCGAGCGCGCCGCCGCCGCCGAACGGGGGCGCATCGCCCGCGACATGCACGATGTCGCGGCGCACTCGCTGACGCTGCTGGTGGTGCACGCCGAGACGCTGCGCGCCAGGGCCGGCGAACTGCCGCCCTGGGCCCGCGAGGACATCGACGCGATGGCCGCCGCCGGGCGCCGGGCCACCGCCGAGATGCGCGAACTCCTCGGCGTGCTGCGGGACGAGACCGGCCGGGCCGCGCCGCGCGGCCCGGCGCCCGACCTCGGCGGGCTGCCGGCGCTGGTGCGCGAGGCCGAGCGGGCCGGCACCCCCGTCCTGCTGCGCCTGGCCCTCGAGCTGGACCGGCTCGGCAAGCCGGCGCAACTCGCCGCCTACCGGCTGTTCCAGGAGTGCCTGGCCAACGCCCGCCGCCACGCGCCCGGGGCGCCCGTCACGCTGGCGGGCCAGGTCGCCGACGGTCTGGCGCGCCTCGGCGTGCACTGCGGCGCCCCACCGGCCGGCCACACGCCGACGCCCGGCGCCGGCAGCGGCCTGATCGGGCTGCGGGAACGGGTCACCGCGCTGGGCGGCGCGCTGGCCGCCGCACCGGCCGAGGACGGCGGGTTCGAGGTCACCGCCACGCTGCCGACCCCGGAGGAACCCCGTGTCTGA
- a CDS encoding SDR family NAD(P)-dependent oxidoreductase, with amino-acid sequence MGQLTDRGPSRRLAVGAAAGLAVGGLAATAGTARAAEGDGGGGGGGRYEGRSVLITGATSGIGRAAAVAFAREGARVAFCGRRAELGRAVEREIRASGGEATYVEADVRRPDDVRSFVDRAVDRYGGPDIALNNAGIQLPFTDLHEVTVEEWDEVAGTNIRGVFLALKYQIPHMRAAGGGVILITGSSNQFATRNGLGSYTAAKNGVTGLVQAAALENAAHGIRVVAIAPGMTDTEMLDVHRPEGLTDEEWAATKAVFAEQGVDALKRMAAPEEIAAVALALASDAFSYQTGTTVSVDGGQLAGL; translated from the coding sequence ATGGGACAGCTGACTGACAGGGGCCCGAGCCGACGGCTGGCGGTGGGTGCTGCGGCGGGGCTCGCCGTCGGCGGCCTGGCGGCGACGGCCGGCACCGCGCGGGCGGCCGAAGGGGACGGCGGCGGCGGTGGCGGCGGCCGGTACGAGGGCAGGTCGGTGCTGATCACGGGCGCGACCTCCGGCATCGGGCGGGCCGCAGCGGTCGCCTTCGCCCGGGAGGGCGCCCGCGTCGCCTTCTGCGGGCGCCGGGCGGAGCTCGGCCGCGCGGTGGAGCGCGAGATCAGGGCGAGCGGCGGCGAGGCCACCTATGTCGAGGCCGACGTGCGCCGCCCGGACGACGTGCGCTCCTTCGTGGACCGGGCGGTCGACCGCTACGGCGGCCCGGACATCGCGCTCAACAACGCGGGCATCCAGCTCCCGTTCACCGATCTGCACGAGGTGACGGTCGAGGAGTGGGACGAGGTCGCCGGCACCAACATCCGGGGCGTCTTCCTCGCCCTGAAGTACCAGATCCCGCACATGCGGGCGGCCGGCGGCGGGGTCATCCTGATCACCGGGTCGAGCAACCAGTTCGCGACCAGGAATGGGCTCGGCTCCTACACGGCGGCCAAGAACGGCGTGACCGGCCTCGTCCAGGCCGCCGCCCTGGAGAACGCGGCCCACGGCATCCGCGTGGTCGCCATCGCGCCGGGGATGACGGACACGGAGATGCTCGACGTGCACCGTCCCGAGGGCCTGACGGACGAGGAGTGGGCGGCGACCAAGGCGGTCTTCGCCGAGCAGGGCGTGGACGCGCTGAAGCGGATGGCCGCGCCCGAGGAGATCGCCGCCGTGGCGCTCGCCCTGGCCTCGGACGCCTTCTCCTACCAGACGGGCACCACCGTCTCCGTCGACGGCGGTCAACTCGCCGGGCTCTGA
- a CDS encoding aldo/keto reductase has translation MTTFAPVLQLNNGVGMPALGLGVYQSPPEQTVPAVEAALREGYRLIDTAAAYGNETEVGEGLRRSDVVREEVFVTTKLWLTDYGYDEALRAFDRSLAKLALDYVDLYLLHWPVPSAFDTTVAAYEAAQKLLADGRVRAIGVCNSGTEDLTRLMERTEIVPAVNQVELHPLFIQRELREFDARFGIVTQSWSPIGGVNRYGGGADQGTDPLRSPTVVDIAEKYGKTPAQVLLRWHLEHGLSAIPKSVKEHRVKENFDVFDFALTDDEVAAVDALDGGRRGGPDPAKVRLDSFS, from the coding sequence ATGACCACGTTCGCGCCCGTTCTCCAGCTCAACAACGGCGTCGGGATGCCGGCCCTCGGCCTCGGTGTGTACCAGAGCCCGCCGGAGCAGACCGTGCCGGCCGTGGAGGCCGCGCTGCGGGAGGGCTACCGGCTGATCGACACCGCCGCCGCCTACGGCAACGAGACGGAGGTCGGCGAGGGCCTGCGCCGCTCCGACGTGGTCAGGGAGGAGGTGTTCGTGACGACCAAGCTGTGGCTGACCGACTACGGCTACGACGAGGCGTTGCGCGCCTTCGACCGCAGCCTGGCCAAACTCGCCCTGGACTACGTGGACCTGTACCTGCTGCACTGGCCGGTCCCGTCCGCCTTCGACACGACCGTGGCCGCCTACGAGGCGGCGCAGAAGCTGCTGGCCGACGGCCGGGTCCGCGCCATCGGCGTCTGCAACAGCGGGACCGAGGACCTGACGCGGCTGATGGAGCGCACCGAGATCGTCCCGGCCGTCAACCAGGTGGAGCTGCATCCGCTGTTCATCCAGCGGGAGTTGCGCGAGTTCGACGCACGCTTCGGGATCGTCACCCAGTCGTGGTCCCCGATCGGCGGCGTCAACCGCTACGGCGGCGGAGCCGACCAGGGAACCGACCCGCTGCGCTCGCCCACGGTCGTCGACATCGCCGAGAAGTACGGCAAGACCCCGGCGCAGGTGCTGCTGCGCTGGCACCTCGAACACGGTCTGAGCGCCATCCCCAAGTCGGTCAAGGAACACCGTGTCAAGGAGAACTTCGACGTGTTCGACTTCGCCCTGACCGACGACGAGGTCGCGGCCGTCGACGCCCTGGACGGCGGCCGACGCGGCGGGCCCGATCCGGCGAAGGTGCGCCTCGACTCGTTCTCCTGA
- a CDS encoding MMPL family transporter gives MTDPAPAPAPATSRLGRLLRRAKWPLLIAWLALAALATSFAANLDEVLRDDSAAYLPSGFESSEVARLAEPDPEHPDAETALVVHSREDGAGLTVEDRRAVEADLAAVAGAPVEGAGAPGPVRLSDDGRAALFPVVVQPAEAGDDTVDEAVAALRSLLAERERPAGLTARVAGEAALGVDNSGGDVDTPLLLTSMAIVAALLLLTYRSPVLWLVPLFAALVAVLTARGVAYGLAEAGLAVTELSSAILIVLVFGTATDYALLLLNRYREELAQVTDRHEAMAEALRRTTPAILASAGTVIAGLLCLLVADLAGLRGLGPVAAAGVAVAMPAMLTLLPALLLCGGRWLLWPRAPRPGRPAGTDRHRLWGAVGRAVVRRPRRYALLVTAGLALAVWGLTGLRVSADPVDKVPPGAESVAGQEVLAAHFPDGVAAPLTVVLPPGADDDLLERAGRVVADDARVAGVSAGDEVAGRPTLRVELAVDPYGNEAGSAVDTLRAELAEVSDGVLVGGMPAVQQDYRDAALADTKRIVPLVLLAVTLVLALLLRSLVAPLVLMAANVLSFAASLGLATLVFTHVLGFGGVAADLFVYIFVFLVALGVDYTIFLMERIREERRQVPNTEAVRRGVTATGGVITAAGLVLAGTFAALGQIPDVTVAEVGIAVAIGVLVDTLLVRSLQVPAFVTLLGDRTWWPGRRG, from the coding sequence ATGACCGATCCAGCCCCCGCTCCCGCCCCCGCCACCAGCCGTCTCGGCCGGCTGCTGCGCCGCGCCAAATGGCCGCTGCTGATCGCCTGGTTGGCGCTGGCCGCGTTGGCGACCTCGTTCGCCGCGAACCTGGACGAGGTGCTGCGGGACGACTCGGCCGCCTATCTGCCGTCGGGGTTCGAATCGAGCGAGGTGGCCAGGCTGGCCGAGCCCGACCCCGAGCATCCGGACGCGGAGACCGCCCTGGTGGTGCACAGCAGGGAGGACGGGGCCGGGCTGACGGTCGAGGACCGCCGGGCCGTCGAGGCGGATCTGGCGGCGGTGGCCGGCGCGCCCGTGGAGGGGGCGGGCGCGCCGGGCCCCGTGCGGCTGTCGGACGACGGGCGGGCAGCGCTCTTCCCCGTGGTGGTCCAGCCGGCGGAGGCCGGCGACGACACCGTCGACGAGGCGGTCGCCGCGCTGCGGTCCCTGCTGGCGGAGCGCGAACGGCCGGCCGGTCTCACGGCGCGGGTGGCGGGCGAGGCCGCCCTCGGCGTGGACAACAGCGGCGGGGACGTGGACACGCCGCTGCTGCTCACCTCCATGGCGATCGTCGCCGCGCTGCTGCTGCTCACCTACCGCAGCCCGGTGCTGTGGCTGGTGCCGCTGTTCGCCGCGCTGGTCGCGGTGTTGACGGCCAGGGGCGTCGCCTACGGCCTGGCCGAGGCGGGGCTGGCCGTGACGGAGCTGTCGTCGGCGATCCTGATCGTCCTGGTCTTCGGGACGGCGACGGACTACGCGCTGCTGCTGCTCAACCGCTACCGGGAGGAGTTGGCCCAGGTCACCGACCGGCACGAGGCGATGGCCGAGGCGCTGCGCCGCACCACGCCCGCGATCCTGGCCAGCGCCGGCACGGTGATCGCCGGCCTGCTCTGTCTGCTGGTCGCCGACCTGGCCGGGTTGCGCGGGCTCGGGCCGGTCGCGGCGGCCGGCGTCGCGGTGGCGATGCCGGCGATGCTGACGCTGCTCCCCGCGCTGCTGCTCTGCGGCGGGCGGTGGCTGCTGTGGCCGCGGGCGCCGCGTCCCGGCCGGCCGGCCGGCACCGACCGGCACCGTCTCTGGGGCGCGGTGGGGCGGGCCGTGGTGCGCCGGCCCCGCCGGTACGCGCTGCTGGTCACGGCGGGGCTGGCGCTGGCCGTGTGGGGGCTGACCGGGCTGCGGGTGAGCGCCGATCCGGTGGACAAGGTGCCGCCGGGCGCCGAATCGGTCGCCGGGCAGGAGGTGTTGGCCGCGCACTTCCCCGACGGCGTGGCGGCGCCGCTGACCGTGGTGCTGCCGCCGGGCGCCGACGACGACCTGCTGGAACGCGCCGGGCGGGTGGTCGCGGATGACGCCAGGGTCGCCGGCGTCTCGGCGGGCGACGAGGTGGCGGGGCGGCCCACGCTGCGCGTCGAGCTCGCCGTCGACCCCTATGGGAACGAGGCCGGTTCGGCCGTCGACACGCTCCGCGCCGAGCTGGCGGAGGTGTCCGACGGGGTGCTGGTCGGCGGGATGCCGGCGGTCCAACAGGACTACCGGGACGCGGCGTTGGCCGACACCAAGCGGATCGTGCCGCTCGTCCTGCTGGCCGTCACCCTGGTGCTGGCGCTGCTGCTGCGGTCGTTGGTCGCGCCGCTGGTGCTGATGGCCGCCAACGTGCTGTCGTTCGCTGCCTCGTTGGGCCTGGCCACGCTGGTGTTCACGCATGTCCTCGGCTTCGGCGGGGTGGCCGCCGACCTGTTCGTCTATATCTTCGTGTTCCTGGTGGCGCTGGGCGTGGACTACACGATCTTCCTGATGGAGCGGATCCGGGAGGAGCGGCGGCAGGTGCCGAACACGGAGGCGGTGCGGCGGGGCGTCACCGCGACGGGCGGGGTGATCACCGCGGCCGGACTGGTGCTGGCGGGCACGTTCGCGGCGCTGGGACAGATCCCGGATGTGACGGTGGCCGAGGTCGGCATCGCGGTGGCGATCGGCGTCCTGGTGGACACCCTGCTGGTGCGTTCGCTCCAGGTGCCGGCGTTCGTCACGCTGTTGGGCGACCGCACCTGGTGGCCGGGCCGGAGGGGCTGA
- a CDS encoding response regulator has protein sequence MSEPPGSPAPTDTDRRVRVVIADDERVVRDGLRLMLHTQPDLVVVGTAGDGEHALRLVTDLRPDVLMLDVRMPVRDGLWTLARLAERELLATTRVLVLTTFDLDEYVDEALSTGAAGFLLKSAAYEEITAAVRATAAGDGALSPSVAGRLIRGYAEARAARTRDPARAELLATLTPRERDVLALIGEGLSNAEIAARLTVSEHTVKSHVSRLLAKTGCRDRAQAAVLAHRTGR, from the coding sequence GTGTCTGAACCGCCCGGCTCCCCAGCGCCCACCGACACCGATCGCCGGGTGCGGGTGGTGATCGCCGACGACGAGCGGGTCGTCAGGGACGGGCTGCGGCTGATGCTGCACACCCAGCCCGACCTGGTCGTCGTCGGCACCGCCGGCGACGGCGAGCACGCGCTGCGCCTCGTCACCGACCTGCGGCCCGACGTCCTGATGCTGGACGTGCGGATGCCGGTACGCGACGGGCTGTGGACCCTCGCCCGCCTCGCGGAGCGCGAACTGCTCGCCACCACCAGGGTGTTGGTGCTCACCACCTTCGACCTGGACGAGTATGTCGACGAGGCGCTCAGCACCGGGGCCGCCGGCTTCCTGCTGAAGAGCGCGGCCTACGAGGAGATCACCGCCGCGGTACGCGCCACCGCCGCGGGCGACGGCGCGCTCAGCCCCAGCGTCGCCGGACGGCTGATCCGTGGCTACGCCGAGGCGCGCGCGGCCCGGACGCGGGACCCGGCGCGAGCGGAGCTGCTGGCCACGCTCACCCCGCGCGAGCGGGATGTGCTGGCCCTCATCGGGGAGGGCCTGAGCAACGCCGAGATCGCCGCCCGGCTCACCGTCTCCGAGCACACCGTCAAGAGCCATGTCAGCCGGCTGCTGGCCAAGACGGGCTGCCGCGACCGGGCACAGGCCGCCGTGCTGGCCCACCGCACGGGCCGCTGA
- a CDS encoding damage-control phosphatase ARMT1 family protein yields MSGTDEAPVILGNPPGSFAHGVLTRRNPAIVQQVRDALPRPPAHHRALDTLLVEITEGVVEPPAPEAHDRAAWDVWGRPHFGRPWPEVPFLWAESYFYRQLLSAVDYFGPGPWRGVDPFGPAKAAELEGAAVDAELAALDQLVGRPAGERRAALLGASLWGNRADLSFAAGGAATGGGAGDAPLVADDQAALWSLLDGRAPAEVAFVADNAGRELVPDLVLIDHLLDEGGAARVALHIKPVPYYVSDATTADVVAALRRLRAAPGQAGAVGERLWAAVATGRLTVDAHPFLCAPLPFDGMPDDLRRQLAGADLTIVKGDLNYRRLVGDRRWPATSPFAARTAAFPGPVAALRTLKSDVIVGLTPETLAALDSADTAEAPWRTGGSHALVQVAS; encoded by the coding sequence GTGTCAGGAACAGACGAAGCGCCCGTGATCCTGGGCAACCCGCCGGGATCGTTCGCCCATGGCGTCCTCACCCGCCGGAACCCGGCGATCGTCCAGCAGGTGCGGGACGCCCTGCCCAGGCCGCCGGCGCACCACCGGGCGCTGGACACGCTGCTGGTGGAGATCACCGAGGGAGTCGTCGAACCGCCGGCGCCGGAAGCGCACGACCGGGCGGCGTGGGACGTCTGGGGGCGCCCGCACTTCGGGCGGCCCTGGCCGGAGGTGCCCTTCCTCTGGGCCGAGAGCTACTTCTACCGCCAACTCCTGTCCGCCGTCGACTACTTCGGCCCGGGGCCCTGGCGCGGCGTCGACCCGTTCGGGCCCGCCAAGGCGGCCGAGCTGGAGGGCGCGGCCGTCGACGCCGAGCTCGCGGCCCTGGACCAGCTGGTGGGGCGGCCCGCCGGGGAGCGGCGGGCGGCGCTGCTGGGCGCCTCGCTCTGGGGCAACCGCGCCGACCTCAGCTTCGCCGCCGGTGGCGCCGCCACCGGCGGCGGCGCGGGGGACGCGCCGCTGGTCGCCGACGACCAGGCGGCGCTCTGGTCCCTGCTGGACGGGAGGGCGCCGGCCGAGGTGGCGTTCGTCGCGGACAACGCGGGCCGGGAGCTCGTCCCCGACCTGGTGCTGATCGACCACCTGCTCGACGAGGGCGGCGCGGCGCGCGTGGCGCTGCACATCAAGCCGGTGCCGTACTACGTGTCCGACGCGACCACGGCGGACGTGGTCGCCGCGCTGCGCCGGCTGCGCGCCGCGCCCGGGCAGGCGGGGGCGGTCGGCGAACGGCTCTGGGCGGCCGTCGCCACCGGCCGGCTGACCGTCGACGCGCACCCCTTCCTCTGCGCGCCGTTGCCCTTCGACGGGATGCCGGACGACCTGCGGCGCCAACTCGCGGGCGCCGACCTGACGATCGTCAAGGGCGACCTCAACTACCGCCGCCTGGTGGGCGATCGCCGCTGGCCGGCGACCTCGCCGTTCGCCGCGCGAACCGCCGCCTTCCCCGGGCCGGTCGCCGCGCTGCGCACCCTCAAGTCCGATGTGATCGTCGGCCTCACCCCGGAGACCCTGGCGGCCCTGGACAGCGCCGACACCGCCGAAGCGCCCTGGCGCACCGGCGGCAGCCACGCCCTCGTCCAGGTGGCGAGCTGA